ACGATCAGTGCAAGCGGAAATACGATCCCTTTCACCACAATTTTTGCAAACCGCTCCGCCTCTGATTCGGTTTCCGTCAGTGCAAACAGCCAAGACGGCACATAATACAGCCCCGTCACCAGAATCACCAGACGTTCCAACAAAGAAAAGCTATATCCGCGAATAAACAGCGTATAAATGATCGCACTGATCAGTCCGACACCAATCAAAAGAGCCAAATACACAATATGAATCCGTATCATATTTGCAAAGACCTTCAAAACATATTCTGCGAACCCATCTTTCGATCTTCGATAGCAGAAATATACCGCACCAAGCAGCATCAGACTCAGATAAACCATCTCAAGGCGTGTCAGCCAAAATCCGGTTTGCAGCTCTCTTTTTCCATAGAAGTAGTTTCCTGAAGCAATTCTTAAAGACACCAATATCAGAAAGAAACATAAAATCCCTTTCCTGGAAATTTTTATATTTCTTTGATACCAATATGATTCCGCGAAGAACATTCCTATCACCAGCCAGAACAGAAACGGCAACACTCCCCTTTCCAGCATCGGCTGATTCTTCATATCCAGTATCGCTGCCTCCAGAACGGTAACTGCTGCCACAAGCAGAATCGTCACCGGGTATCTCCTGAAACACTCTCTGATTTCTCTGGAAGATCGATCCATTAGCGATCTCACATTTCCCATGCAGTTCCTCCTTATACAATCTGTCTGACCATTAAATCGTCCTTACCGCATGCCGGTTCACATGACAGCAGATATTGATTCCGACCGGAAGTCCTGCAATATGGGTCGGATAGGTATTTACGTTGACTGCAAGTGCCGTGGTCGTTCCGCCAAGTCCACCCGGTCCGATTCCCAGGCCATTGATCTTTGAGAGCATTTCCTCTTCCAGATCTTTTACCCATGCAATGTCCGAATGGGTTCCCACTTCTCTCGTCAATGCCTCTTTCGCCATCAGGGCACATTTTTCAAAGGTTCCACCGATTCCTACGCCTACTACCATCGGCGGACAGGCATTCGGTCCCGCATCCTTTACAGCCGTCAGAATCGCCTGCTTCACCCCTTCGATTCCTTCTGCCGGTTTCAGCATAAAAACACGACTCATATTTTCACTTCCGAATCCTTTCGGCGCAACCTTGATCTTCACCTGATCACCCGGAACAATCCTGGTATGAAGGATCGCCGGTGTATTATCTTTCGTATTTTCTCTGAGGATCGGATCTCCTACTACCGATTTCCGCAGATAGCCTTCCACATATCCCTGGCGCACGCCTTCATTGACTGCTTCCGTCAGATCTCCGCCTTCCAGATGCACATCCTGTCCGATTTCCAGAAAAATAACTGCCATTCCGGTATCCTGACAGATTGGAATCATATCCTTTGCTGCAATCTCAAGATTTTCCTGCAATTGCCCCAGAATCTGCTTTCCAAGAGGAGCCTTTTCCGTCTGTTCTGCATTCTTTAACGCACAGTCCATGTCTTCCGATAAGAAGTGATTTGCCTCAATACACATCTCCTTAATATTTCTTGTTATTTCTCCGACTTGAATCGTTCGAATCATATTTCATCCATCCTTAGTTTTAGATTTTCTTTTTATTATAATATAGTTTGAAGAAAATATATACCCTGTTTCCAACATGAAACATACCATCTGTTGTTTTGCAAAAACTACGGTTCTTTCTCATGGAATCTCCGAAACAACTGTTTTTAGATTCACGCGTTTAGATGGAACAAACAAGTAATTTAGAATTTTTTCTAAATAGTTATTGCTTTCTCCCCCTGAAAGTGTTATAAAGTAATTAGAAAATTTTCTAAATAGTTTTTTATCGGAAGTGATTTTTATGGGATTTGCTGAAACATTCAAAGCCTTATCCGACCCGATTCGCCGTGAAATCCTGACATTACTGAAAAATGGTCGATTGTCCGCCGGCGAGATTGGTTCTCACTTCGAGATGACCGGAGCCACAATTTCCTATCACCTCAGTATTTTAAAAAAGGCCGGATTGATCTTTGAATCAAAAGAAAAAAATTATATTTATTACACACTGAATACTTCTGTTGTGGAAGAAGTCATGCTCTGGCTATCAGAGCTGAAAGGAGATGTTTCTCATGATCAAGAAAAATAAAGGATTTATCCTTGTCACAACATTTGTCACACTACTTCCGATGTTTGTCGGACTTTTCCTTTGGAATCAGCTTCCCGATAAAATGCCTACACATTTTAACGGACAGGGCGTAGTTGACGGATATAGCGGAAAGCCTTTCGCTGTCATAGGAATCTATCTGTTTTGCGCCGCTATGCACCTTCTCTGTGCATTTGTTACCGCTTCAGATCCGCGAAAAAGCAATATCAGCCAGAAAATCTATCGGCTGATTCTGTGCATTTGCCCGTTAGTTTCCCTCTTTGTAGCTGTAACCATGTACGGAACTGCTCTGAACTATAACATTTTATCTGTTGATACTCTGGCCATCCTGCTAGTCGGAGTTCTGTATATTGTTCTTGGCAATTACCTGCCGAAGTGCCGTCAGAATTATACCATCGGTATTAAACTTCCCTGGACCCTCAGCAATGAAGACACCTGGGACTATACCCACCGCATGGCTGGAAAGTGGTGGATTGGCGGCGGAATTCTTACAATTCTTGCAAGCTTTCAACACCTGATAGATCCCGTATATGTTTTCATTGCAATTACTCTGATAATTACTTTGATTCCAGCTGTTGCATCTTATTTATATTACAGAAAGCACATGGGATTTTAGAGCAAAATGCGTTGACGAAAATCATTATCTTACCACAAAAGGTTGCAACGGGAACATCCCTTTTGCAGAAAAATAAGAAAGAAACCTTCATAAAAAACAGAGCAGACATATCATGTTTCCATAAATATATCTGCTCTGTTTTGCATTTTTCTTCATAGAATCGGGATTTCATGTAAATTTCTTAAATCTACAAACTGGTTACCAACTATTTTCTCTTCACCCTGTCGATCACCAACAGCAAAATTCCAAGGATTGCTGCTCCACCAAGGAGCGCAACAAGTACCCCCTCTTTTCCCATTGCAACATACAATACATTCGTCCCGATCAGAACAGCAATTCCCACTGCAATCGCTAATAATAAAGAAACTAACATTACAACCGCTGTTGAAGCAAATATTTTTTTCATCGCACTTACCTCTCAAACTAAATTCCATCCCGTACCTTTACAAATCCAAAAGCGCACCCAAATTCTTTTTTATCAAATCCTCTTTCAGTGTTTCTTTGATTTCTTCTGCATCTGAAAGTTCCTCTGTCAAATATGTATAAGAGATCTCAGGTTCTTCCCGATTTGTCAGTGACAAGATTTTTTTCACACGAT
This window of the Mediterraneibacter butyricigenes genome carries:
- a CDS encoding fumarate hydratase, with the translated sequence MIRTIQVGEITRNIKEMCIEANHFLSEDMDCALKNAEQTEKAPLGKQILGQLQENLEIAAKDMIPICQDTGMAVIFLEIGQDVHLEGGDLTEAVNEGVRQGYVEGYLRKSVVGDPILRENTKDNTPAILHTRIVPGDQVKIKVAPKGFGSENMSRVFMLKPAEGIEGVKQAILTAVKDAGPNACPPMVVGVGIGGTFEKCALMAKEALTREVGTHSDIAWVKDLEEEMLSKINGLGIGPGGLGGTTTALAVNVNTYPTHIAGLPVGINICCHVNRHAVRTI
- a CDS encoding autorepressor SdpR family transcription factor, with the protein product MGFAETFKALSDPIRREILTLLKNGRLSAGEIGSHFEMTGATISYHLSILKKAGLIFESKEKNYIYYTLNTSVVEEVMLWLSELKGDVSHDQEK
- a CDS encoding SdpI family protein — its product is MIKKNKGFILVTTFVTLLPMFVGLFLWNQLPDKMPTHFNGQGVVDGYSGKPFAVIGIYLFCAAMHLLCAFVTASDPRKSNISQKIYRLILCICPLVSLFVAVTMYGTALNYNILSVDTLAILLVGVLYIVLGNYLPKCRQNYTIGIKLPWTLSNEDTWDYTHRMAGKWWIGGGILTILASFQHLIDPVYVFIAITLIITLIPAVASYLYYRKHMGF